Proteins co-encoded in one Kribbella solani genomic window:
- a CDS encoding sugar phosphate isomerase/epimerase family protein, which translates to MTDMPVFGAGIWHFATYKDRYATDGYGEPVGLLEQIDRAGAVGDLSVVDLNWPFAGYDGTLDEVKAALERNQLKAIAITPEIYTRDFVKGSLTNPDPAVRKQALELLHQATELAKDLGCSYVKLWPGQDGWDYPFQVNYHDIWNLALDGLKELVSAHPDINFVIEYKPREPRVKIIFPNVARTLLGIEKIGLPNLGILLDFGHSLYGQETPADAAQLAIDYNRLFAIDVNDNLRGWDDDMVVGSVHLVETFEFFHTLRKNNWEGVWQLDQFPFREDSVEAAKQAIRFLKAVHHALDVLDEEALAAAQAAHDALAAQRLVQKVLLSSMAEIV; encoded by the coding sequence ATGACTGACATGCCGGTCTTCGGCGCGGGTATCTGGCACTTCGCCACCTACAAGGACCGTTACGCCACCGACGGGTACGGCGAACCGGTCGGCCTGCTCGAGCAGATCGACCGCGCCGGTGCCGTCGGCGACCTGTCGGTGGTCGACCTGAACTGGCCGTTCGCCGGGTACGACGGGACGCTCGACGAGGTGAAGGCCGCGCTGGAGCGGAACCAGCTGAAGGCGATCGCGATCACGCCGGAGATCTACACCCGCGACTTCGTCAAGGGATCGCTGACCAACCCGGATCCGGCGGTGCGTAAGCAAGCACTCGAACTGTTGCACCAGGCAACCGAGCTCGCGAAGGACCTCGGCTGCTCGTACGTGAAGCTGTGGCCCGGGCAGGACGGTTGGGACTACCCGTTCCAGGTGAACTACCACGACATCTGGAACCTTGCGCTGGACGGCCTGAAGGAACTGGTGTCCGCGCACCCGGACATCAACTTCGTGATCGAGTACAAACCGCGTGAACCGCGGGTGAAGATCATCTTCCCGAACGTGGCCCGGACCCTGCTCGGGATCGAGAAGATCGGGCTGCCGAACCTGGGCATCCTGCTCGACTTCGGGCATTCGCTGTACGGCCAGGAGACGCCGGCCGACGCGGCGCAGCTGGCGATCGACTACAACCGGCTGTTCGCGATCGACGTGAACGACAACCTGCGCGGCTGGGACGACGACATGGTGGTCGGCTCGGTGCACCTGGTCGAGACGTTCGAGTTCTTCCACACGCTGCGGAAGAACAACTGGGAAGGGGTCTGGCAGCTCGACCAGTTCCCGTTCCGGGAGGACAGCGTCGAGGCTGCCAAGCAGGCGATTCGTTTTCTCAAGGCCGTACACCACGCGCTGGACGTACTGGACGAGGAGGCGCTCGCGGCGGCGCAGGCCGCGCACGACGCGCTGGCGGCGCAGCGGCTGGTCCAGAAAGTGTTGCTGAGTTCGATGGCGGAGATCGTATGA
- a CDS encoding carbohydrate ABC transporter permease: MTVTAQAPVDLPIAATRSDSPAPKGRRGLVMTFVLAVIALFWISPLALLVITAVRPLSDFIGNGPLSWPADFTWKNFSDAWGIGNFATTYRNSALLALIKVPVGVLISAMLGFALAKLRMRFRRTVMFTVFLGLTIPIYITIVPVFIMMRSAGATDSIFGLIGPYLAFGIPFEVLVLQSFFRQIPDEIIEAAKVDGAGDWRVFFTMILPLSVPALVTVAILDAVATWNEFLFALILLNSDAHKTIPVGLLNFQGQFANNNTGLAAGILIAVVPILIAYTLLQRWIVGGLTAGSLKG; this comes from the coding sequence ATGACCGTCACGGCTCAAGCGCCGGTGGACCTGCCGATCGCAGCCACCCGATCCGACAGTCCCGCGCCCAAAGGACGTCGCGGCCTGGTGATGACATTCGTCCTGGCGGTGATAGCTCTCTTCTGGATTTCACCGCTGGCGCTCCTGGTGATCACCGCCGTACGCCCGCTGTCCGACTTCATCGGCAACGGCCCGCTGTCGTGGCCGGCCGACTTCACCTGGAAGAACTTCTCCGACGCGTGGGGGATCGGCAACTTCGCCACCACGTACCGCAACAGCGCGTTGCTCGCGCTGATCAAGGTGCCGGTCGGCGTACTGATCTCGGCGATGCTCGGGTTCGCGCTCGCGAAGTTGCGGATGCGGTTCCGCCGGACGGTGATGTTCACGGTCTTCCTCGGACTGACCATCCCGATCTACATCACCATCGTGCCGGTCTTCATCATGATGCGCTCGGCCGGCGCGACCGACAGCATCTTCGGGCTGATCGGGCCGTACCTGGCGTTCGGTATCCCGTTCGAGGTACTGGTCCTGCAGTCGTTCTTCCGGCAGATCCCGGACGAGATCATCGAGGCCGCGAAGGTCGACGGCGCCGGCGACTGGCGGGTGTTCTTCACGATGATCCTGCCGTTGTCGGTGCCGGCCCTGGTCACCGTCGCGATCCTGGACGCGGTCGCGACCTGGAACGAGTTCCTGTTCGCGCTGATCCTGCTGAACTCGGACGCGCACAAGACCATCCCGGTCGGGCTGCTCAACTTCCAGGGCCAGTTCGCCAACAACAACACCGGGCTCGCGGCCGGAATTCTGATCGCCGTGGTCCCGATCCTGATCGCCTACACCCTGCTCCAGCGCTGGATCGTCGGCGGTCTGACCGCCGGCTCCCTGAAAGGATAG
- a CDS encoding carbohydrate ABC transporter permease produces the protein MAGTVAVKPSTVKRGGRWSPWLFAIPALAVYVAFLVYPALSSLWFSLTNWDGLSATYKFVGLDNYFKLPHDPVVVSAVQNNLIWTVVTIAVPTVIGLLLAIALNGKVHGKPILRLIFYTPAVLPLVSIASIWGWLYNPQYGAINSFLRMIGLDGLAQAWLGQDSTALWAVMVPAIWLRTGFPMLLYLAALQGIPNELYEAATVDGATKWQQFWHVTMPSLRPAHYIVLALSLIDSFKVFDMIYAMTYGGPGTSTQVMGTWMYFNVFQYYQAGYGTAIAVVITLVAVAVGIPYVRSQTREAS, from the coding sequence ATGGCCGGCACAGTCGCAGTCAAACCCAGCACGGTCAAACGTGGTGGCCGCTGGTCGCCGTGGTTGTTCGCCATTCCGGCGCTGGCGGTGTACGTCGCGTTCCTGGTGTACCCGGCGTTGTCCTCACTGTGGTTCAGCCTGACGAACTGGGACGGCCTCAGCGCGACGTACAAGTTCGTTGGTCTGGACAACTACTTCAAGCTGCCGCACGACCCGGTCGTGGTGAGCGCGGTGCAGAACAACCTGATCTGGACGGTCGTCACGATCGCCGTCCCGACCGTGATCGGCCTGCTGCTGGCGATCGCGCTGAACGGCAAGGTGCACGGCAAGCCGATCCTGCGGCTGATCTTCTACACGCCCGCCGTACTGCCGCTGGTTTCGATCGCGAGCATCTGGGGCTGGCTGTACAACCCGCAGTACGGCGCGATCAACTCGTTCCTGCGGATGATCGGGCTGGACGGCCTCGCGCAGGCCTGGCTCGGGCAGGACTCGACCGCGCTGTGGGCCGTGATGGTGCCGGCGATCTGGCTGCGTACGGGCTTCCCGATGCTGCTCTACCTGGCCGCGCTGCAAGGCATTCCGAACGAGTTGTACGAGGCGGCGACCGTCGACGGTGCGACGAAATGGCAGCAGTTCTGGCATGTGACGATGCCGAGTTTGCGGCCGGCGCACTACATCGTGCTGGCGTTGTCGCTGATCGATTCGTTCAAGGTGTTCGACATGATCTACGCGATGACGTACGGCGGTCCGGGTACGTCGACGCAGGTGATGGGGACGTGGATGTACTTCAACGTCTTCCAGTACTACCAGGCCGGCTACGGCACCGCGATCGCCGTCGTGATCACACTGGTGGCAGTGGCCGTCGGAATCCCCTACGTACGCTCCCAGACCAGGGAGGCCTCATGA
- a CDS encoding ABC transporter substrate-binding protein has translation MSNFTRRGFLGLTSAAALGAGLSACTGGGASTGGGATQSGSNELRLFTYEGDETIGLLKAQIKKFDEQNGTTTTVDSLPGSGAAVYPDKLRTELLGGKGPDIWRIWGGQIGAPFAKAKQALDLSPYYSKYGWDSKISTTAIGGMTFDGVKTGVPFVSLGIGAWYNKSLFAKAGVSGPPKTYAELEALNDKLVAVGVTPCGLGGKYGWDIMRLFEYLLEHTAGPDLHDKLLTGAESWDRPEVVEAFTLFKKWQDKKWLPQGALGLDPADIEPGYVQGKTAYTITGPWTEAAAILTAKKSPAGFGNFELPTDKTPARHSGFVEGYMINAKTGNADKAAALLDFILQPAAQKAMQISASTVKGAEPDPKALPLSAEWSTKYGGNPFYTIQDQAFPKKQADQYFSVQSDLLQGSVQPDAAAKKMQEIVSAWAKS, from the coding sequence ATGAGCAACTTCACCCGCCGGGGTTTCCTCGGTCTCACGTCCGCCGCCGCGCTCGGCGCCGGTCTGTCCGCGTGTACGGGCGGTGGTGCGTCGACCGGCGGGGGAGCCACCCAGAGCGGGTCGAACGAGCTGCGCCTGTTCACCTACGAAGGTGACGAGACCATCGGCCTGCTGAAGGCGCAGATCAAGAAGTTCGACGAGCAGAACGGCACGACCACGACGGTGGACAGCCTGCCGGGTTCAGGTGCCGCGGTCTATCCGGACAAGCTGCGGACGGAGTTGCTCGGCGGCAAGGGTCCGGACATCTGGCGGATCTGGGGCGGCCAGATCGGGGCGCCGTTCGCGAAGGCGAAGCAGGCCCTCGACCTGTCGCCGTACTACTCCAAGTACGGCTGGGACTCGAAGATCAGCACCACGGCGATCGGCGGGATGACGTTCGACGGCGTGAAGACGGGGGTTCCGTTCGTGTCCCTCGGGATCGGTGCCTGGTACAACAAGTCGTTGTTCGCCAAGGCCGGTGTCAGCGGCCCGCCGAAGACGTACGCCGAGCTGGAGGCGCTGAACGACAAGCTGGTGGCTGTCGGCGTCACGCCTTGTGGACTCGGCGGCAAGTACGGCTGGGACATCATGCGGTTGTTCGAGTACCTGCTGGAGCACACCGCCGGCCCGGACCTGCACGACAAGCTGCTGACGGGCGCCGAGAGCTGGGACCGTCCCGAGGTGGTCGAGGCGTTCACGCTGTTCAAGAAGTGGCAGGACAAGAAATGGCTGCCGCAGGGCGCGCTCGGTCTTGATCCCGCGGACATCGAGCCCGGGTACGTCCAGGGCAAGACCGCGTACACGATCACCGGGCCGTGGACCGAGGCGGCCGCGATCCTGACCGCGAAGAAGAGCCCGGCCGGGTTCGGCAACTTCGAGCTGCCGACCGACAAGACGCCGGCCCGGCACTCGGGCTTCGTCGAGGGCTACATGATCAACGCGAAGACCGGCAACGCCGACAAGGCGGCCGCGCTGCTCGACTTCATCCTGCAGCCAGCGGCCCAGAAGGCGATGCAGATCAGCGCGTCGACCGTGAAGGGCGCCGAGCCGGACCCGAAGGCGCTGCCGTTGTCGGCGGAGTGGTCGACGAAGTACGGCGGCAACCCGTTCTACACGATTCAGGACCAGGCGTTCCCGAAGAAGCAGGCCGACCAGTACTTCAGCGTACAGAGCGATCTGCTGCAGGGTTCGGTGCAGCCGGACGCGGCCGCGAAGAAGATGCAGGAGATCGTCTCCGCCTGGGCGAAGAGCTGA
- a CDS encoding nucleoside hydrolase — MRPTRRRVIINTDAKNEADDQFAIVHGLLSPSFDVRGLIPAHFGTRRSNRSMAESREEIDLLLDLMDLTGKVPVADGAPTGIPDEQTPLDSPGARLIVEESKLATADDPLYVSFLGPLTDMASAILLDPDLVHRNVIVVWIGGRGYRGYATYPGIEFNLSNDIHAANVVFGSGMTVWQVPSDVYTKVSVSYAELEEEIGDAGPLGRYLIDQLVAWNAEHHPEPIESRSLGDSPAIALMLYPRSGDMRVQPAPRFGVDGWYLPGTDNPIQVCEQVDVRFLLADMFAKIRRFARQRSMS; from the coding sequence GTGAGGCCGACCAGACGCCGGGTGATCATCAACACCGATGCCAAGAACGAGGCCGACGATCAGTTCGCGATCGTGCACGGGCTGCTGTCGCCGAGCTTCGACGTCCGCGGTCTGATCCCCGCGCACTTCGGTACTCGCCGGTCGAACCGCAGCATGGCGGAGTCGCGCGAGGAGATCGACCTGCTGCTGGACCTGATGGACCTGACCGGCAAGGTGCCGGTCGCGGACGGTGCTCCGACCGGCATCCCGGACGAGCAGACCCCGCTCGACTCACCCGGCGCCCGGTTGATCGTCGAGGAGTCGAAGCTCGCCACGGCGGACGACCCGCTGTACGTGTCGTTCCTCGGTCCACTGACCGACATGGCATCGGCGATCCTGCTCGACCCGGACCTCGTACACCGGAACGTGATCGTGGTCTGGATCGGCGGCCGGGGTTACCGCGGGTACGCGACGTACCCCGGGATCGAGTTCAACCTGTCGAACGACATCCACGCCGCCAACGTGGTGTTCGGGTCCGGAATGACCGTCTGGCAGGTGCCGAGCGACGTGTACACGAAGGTGTCGGTGAGCTACGCCGAACTCGAGGAGGAGATCGGCGACGCCGGGCCGCTCGGCCGGTACCTGATCGACCAGCTGGTCGCGTGGAACGCGGAACATCACCCTGAACCGATCGAGTCGCGCTCGCTCGGTGACTCCCCGGCGATCGCGCTGATGCTCTATCCACGCAGCGGGGACATGCGGGTCCAGCCGGCGCCGCGGTTCGGTGTCGACGGCTGGTACCTGCCCGGTACCGACAACCCGATCCAGGTCTGTGAGCAGGTCGACGTCCGCTTCCTGCTGGCGGACATGTTCGCCAAGATCCGCCGCTTTGCCCGCCAAAGGAGTATGTCATGA
- a CDS encoding FGGY family carbohydrate kinase, translating into MVQAVLAIDQGTTNSKAVLVDADGNVLGTGSAPVGLSTPRPGWVEQDAEDLWQSVLLAIAGCVRSNVEIVGLALSTQRESVVGWDRSGTPVGPVLGWQDARTAEWCRQLPASVDDLVRRRTGLRVDAMFSAPKLRWLLDRTDALAGTVDSWLVHRLTGCREHLIEAGNASRTLLYDTIDLDWSAELLDAFGVPRSALPEVRPSNAGFGTTQGVPGLADGIPIVAVLADSHAAMYGQGCTSTGLVKATYGTGSSVMTPVDGFVPSGCTLAWLTDRPRYALEGNIVSSGAALAWTADLLGLPAVGALIELAATVPAADGVTLVPAFSGLGAPHWNRDARATLNGMSSSTTRAHVARAAVDAVAHQICDITDALPDPLTTLRADGGGTVSTLLMQTQADLLGHPVQAADLPQISALGAAELAWTTLGAPTNWPAGRTYRTFTPAITPAARAHARAHWSNAVQTIS; encoded by the coding sequence ATGGTCCAGGCGGTGCTGGCGATCGATCAGGGCACGACGAACTCCAAGGCCGTGCTGGTCGACGCCGATGGCAACGTGCTCGGGACCGGCTCGGCACCGGTCGGGCTGTCCACGCCACGCCCGGGCTGGGTCGAGCAGGATGCCGAAGATCTCTGGCAGAGCGTGCTTCTCGCGATTGCCGGCTGCGTGCGGTCCAACGTTGAAATCGTGGGCCTCGCGCTCTCCACCCAGCGCGAATCGGTCGTCGGCTGGGATCGCTCAGGCACGCCGGTCGGGCCGGTGCTCGGCTGGCAGGACGCCCGTACCGCCGAATGGTGCCGCCAGCTTCCTGCATCCGTTGACGATCTGGTCCGGCGCCGGACCGGACTTCGGGTCGACGCGATGTTCTCCGCGCCCAAACTACGCTGGCTTCTCGACCGTACCGATGCCCTTGCCGGCACCGTCGACAGCTGGCTGGTCCATCGGCTGACTGGTTGCCGTGAGCACCTTATTGAGGCCGGCAACGCGTCGCGGACGTTGCTCTACGACACCATTGATCTCGACTGGTCGGCGGAGCTGCTGGACGCTTTCGGCGTACCCCGCTCGGCGTTGCCCGAAGTACGCCCGTCCAACGCCGGATTCGGTACGACACAAGGCGTACCTGGTCTCGCGGACGGGATTCCGATCGTCGCCGTACTCGCGGACTCGCACGCCGCGATGTACGGCCAGGGCTGCACGAGTACGGGCCTGGTCAAGGCAACGTACGGCACCGGTTCGTCGGTGATGACACCGGTGGACGGCTTCGTCCCGAGCGGATGCACGTTGGCCTGGCTGACGGATCGACCGAGGTACGCGCTCGAAGGCAACATCGTTTCGTCCGGCGCCGCGCTCGCCTGGACCGCCGACCTCCTCGGCCTCCCGGCCGTCGGCGCACTGATCGAACTGGCCGCAACCGTACCGGCGGCGGACGGCGTCACGCTCGTACCGGCCTTCTCCGGCCTCGGCGCACCACACTGGAATCGCGATGCCCGCGCGACCCTCAACGGAATGAGCAGCTCCACCACCCGCGCTCACGTCGCCCGAGCCGCGGTCGACGCGGTCGCGCACCAGATCTGCGACATCACCGACGCCCTCCCTGACCCGCTGACCACCCTCCGCGCCGACGGCGGCGGCACGGTGTCCACCCTCTTGATGCAAACCCAGGCCGACCTCCTGGGCCACCCGGTACAAGCCGCCGACCTGCCCCAGATCTCGGCCCTCGGCGCCGCCGAACTCGCCTGGACCACCCTCGGCGCACCCACCAACTGGCCCGCCGGCCGCACGTACCGCACCTTCACCCCCGCCATCACCCCGGCAGCACGCGCCCACGCCCGCGCCCACTGGTCAAACGCCGTCCAAACCATCAGCTGA
- a CDS encoding cupin domain-containing protein → MGGFGSGAVLPGGIGVSKVTVYDVATQAGPPGGTPHVHLACAEGYYVLAGSGTVETLNTKGYTETPLQAGTMVWFEPGTIHRLINGGGLVILALMANSGLPEAGDAVLTLPPRHLADREAYQRATALSGEGDARTTAAIARRDLALQGYADLRERYESDGPIALASFFAAAIRIVQPQLADWRHRWEQGARRLADATGTALDALEIGDAAYLERAEVGRLNAPTESGRHGMCGWLDIYETGVTRA, encoded by the coding sequence GTGGGTGGGTTCGGGTCCGGGGCTGTGTTGCCGGGCGGGATCGGTGTGTCGAAGGTGACCGTCTACGACGTCGCCACGCAGGCAGGGCCGCCTGGGGGTACGCCGCATGTGCACCTGGCCTGCGCCGAGGGGTACTACGTGCTCGCCGGAAGCGGAACGGTCGAGACCCTGAACACGAAGGGTTACACCGAGACCCCGCTGCAGGCCGGGACCATGGTGTGGTTCGAGCCCGGCACGATTCACCGGCTGATCAACGGTGGTGGGCTGGTGATCCTCGCGCTGATGGCGAACTCCGGTCTGCCGGAGGCGGGCGATGCCGTACTGACGCTACCGCCGCGACACCTCGCCGATCGGGAGGCGTACCAGCGTGCGACGGCGCTCAGCGGCGAAGGCGACGCCCGGACGACGGCCGCGATCGCGCGGCGAGACCTTGCCCTGCAGGGGTACGCGGACCTGCGCGAACGGTACGAATCGGACGGACCGATCGCGCTGGCCAGCTTCTTCGCGGCCGCGATCCGGATCGTCCAACCGCAACTCGCGGACTGGCGGCACCGCTGGGAACAGGGCGCCCGCCGCCTCGCCGACGCGACCGGCACCGCGCTGGACGCACTGGAGATCGGCGACGCGGCCTACCTGGAAAGAGCCGAAGTGGGCCGGCTGAATGCTCCGACCGAGAGCGGACGGCACGGGATGTGTGGGTGGCTGGACATTTACGAGACAGGCGTGACACGAGCGTGA
- a CDS encoding Gfo/Idh/MocA family oxidoreductase, giving the protein MNERRIGIVMNGVTGRMGLRQHLERSIVAIREQGGLPAADGTMIIPEPILVGRNEAKLRRIAEQYGLERWTTDLAEALAQPDVKIYFDSQLTQLREKGVRAAVEAGKAIYCEKPIAESLDAAVDLAALVVGSGLKNGVVMDKLSLPGLRKLKRLVDGGFFGKILSVRGEFGYWVFEGDWQEAQRPSWNYKLEEGGGIILDMFCHWRYVLDQTFGPVNSVYCQGATHIPTRVDENGDAYAATADDAAYGIFELEGGIVAQLNSSWATRVFRDELVEFHVDGTEGSAVAGLRDCRVQHRSATPKPVWNPDIPVTEKFREQWATVPDNETFDNGFKVQWEMFLRHVVDDAPFTWDFVEAAKGVQLAELGLQSWREGRKLEVPRLELEGK; this is encoded by the coding sequence GTGAACGAGCGACGCATCGGCATTGTGATGAACGGCGTCACCGGCCGGATGGGCCTGCGCCAGCACCTCGAGCGTTCGATCGTGGCCATCCGGGAGCAGGGCGGACTGCCCGCCGCGGACGGCACGATGATCATCCCGGAACCGATCCTGGTCGGGCGGAACGAGGCGAAGCTGCGCCGGATCGCCGAGCAGTACGGGCTGGAGCGGTGGACGACCGACCTGGCCGAGGCGCTCGCCCAGCCGGACGTCAAGATCTACTTCGACTCGCAGCTCACCCAGTTGCGGGAGAAGGGCGTCCGCGCCGCGGTCGAGGCCGGGAAGGCGATCTACTGCGAGAAGCCGATCGCCGAGAGCCTGGACGCCGCGGTCGACCTGGCCGCGCTGGTGGTCGGCTCCGGGCTGAAGAACGGCGTGGTGATGGACAAGCTGTCGCTGCCCGGCCTGCGCAAGCTGAAGCGGCTGGTCGACGGCGGGTTCTTCGGGAAGATCCTCTCGGTCCGCGGCGAGTTCGGGTACTGGGTGTTCGAGGGCGACTGGCAGGAAGCGCAGCGGCCGTCCTGGAACTACAAGCTCGAAGAGGGCGGCGGCATCATCCTGGACATGTTCTGCCACTGGCGGTACGTGCTCGACCAGACCTTCGGTCCGGTCAACTCGGTGTACTGCCAGGGCGCCACGCACATCCCGACCCGGGTGGACGAGAACGGCGACGCGTACGCCGCGACCGCGGACGACGCCGCGTACGGGATCTTCGAGCTGGAAGGTGGGATCGTCGCGCAGCTGAACTCGTCGTGGGCGACCCGGGTGTTCCGGGACGAGCTGGTCGAGTTCCATGTCGACGGGACCGAGGGGTCGGCGGTTGCCGGGCTGCGGGACTGCCGTGTCCAGCACCGGTCCGCGACGCCGAAGCCGGTGTGGAACCCGGACATCCCGGTGACCGAGAAGTTCCGTGAGCAGTGGGCGACGGTGCCGGACAACGAGACGTTCGACAACGGGTTCAAGGTGCAGTGGGAGATGTTCCTGCGGCATGTGGTCGACGACGCGCCGTTCACGTGGGACTTCGTCGAGGCGGCCAAGGGCGTGCAGTTGGCTGAGCTCGGTCTGCAGTCCTGGCGCGAGGGCCGCAAGCTCGAGGTGCCGCGACTGGAGCTCGAGGGCAAGTGA
- a CDS encoding dihydrodipicolinate synthase family protein — translation MELVLPSADGLTNYRLVGEPVAQGTYAPTRSRVAYAAAHVVADPLGDNSPGAPAVVDWEHTLEFRRHLWSLGLSVAEAMDTAQRGMGLDWKATQELIRRSAAEAPDGRIAVGVGTDQLASGKHSLDVVAEAYEEQLAVAEDVGAQPILMASRALCGVASGPDDYRTVYDRLLAQSARPVILHWLGDMFDPALAGYWGSASVDSAADTVVELIKANLGKVDGIKVSLLDATKEVALRNRLPEGVRLYTGDDFNYPELIRGDENHHSDALLGIFAAIAPAAAAALKALDDGDLATYEKVFAPTVPLARQIFSAPTYYYKTGIAFLAWLNGHQPGFTMVGGLQTGRSLPHLADTFRLADQAGVLTNPELAVDRFRRLLNVSGIDA, via the coding sequence ATGGAGCTCGTACTTCCTTCTGCTGATGGGCTGACCAACTATCGACTCGTCGGCGAACCGGTTGCTCAAGGCACCTATGCGCCGACGCGGTCGCGGGTTGCGTACGCGGCGGCGCATGTTGTTGCCGATCCACTGGGTGACAACTCCCCTGGTGCGCCGGCGGTCGTCGATTGGGAACACACGCTGGAGTTCCGGCGGCACCTGTGGTCGCTCGGGTTGTCCGTTGCCGAGGCGATGGATACCGCCCAGCGCGGGATGGGGCTGGACTGGAAAGCCACTCAAGAACTGATCCGCCGCTCGGCCGCCGAAGCACCAGACGGTCGAATCGCTGTGGGCGTGGGCACAGACCAGCTTGCCTCAGGCAAACATTCTCTGGACGTGGTGGCCGAAGCGTACGAAGAGCAGCTGGCCGTGGCTGAGGATGTGGGCGCTCAGCCGATCTTGATGGCCAGTCGGGCTTTGTGTGGTGTTGCTTCCGGGCCTGATGATTATCGGACGGTGTACGACCGGTTGCTGGCGCAGTCGGCTCGGCCGGTGATCTTGCACTGGCTCGGGGACATGTTCGACCCGGCGCTGGCGGGCTACTGGGGTAGCGCTTCGGTCGACTCGGCCGCCGACACCGTCGTCGAACTGATCAAGGCCAATCTCGGCAAGGTCGACGGGATCAAGGTCTCGTTGCTCGACGCCACGAAAGAAGTTGCCCTGCGCAACCGGCTCCCCGAGGGCGTACGCCTCTACACCGGCGACGACTTCAACTACCCCGAACTCATCCGCGGCGACGAGAACCACCACAGCGACGCGCTGCTCGGAATCTTCGCCGCCATCGCCCCAGCGGCGGCGGCCGCCTTGAAAGCACTCGACGACGGCGACCTCGCGACGTACGAGAAGGTGTTCGCGCCGACCGTACCGTTGGCCAGGCAGATCTTCTCCGCGCCGACCTACTACTACAAAACCGGAATCGCCTTCCTGGCCTGGCTGAACGGGCATCAGCCCGGCTTCACCATGGTCGGCGGCCTGCAGACCGGGCGCTCCCTGCCGCATCTCGCCGACACGTTCCGCCTCGCCGACCAGGCCGGCGTACTGACGAACCCCGAACTCGCCGTCGACCGCTTCCGCCGGCTGCTCAACGTCAGCGGGATCGACGCATGA
- a CDS encoding sugar phosphate isomerase/epimerase family protein, giving the protein MNRYSLNQATTKYWPLEDVVGASAQAGLEWIGLWREPIQEYGVDKAAKLVADAGLKVSSLCRGGFFTATDPTERQAKIEDNRRAIDEAAALGTSVLVLVSGGLPAGSRDLDGARAMVRDGLAELAPYADERGVRLGIEALHPMFCSDRCVVSSLGGALDLAEQFPASQVGVIVDAYHLWWDADVYRQIERAGERILSYQVSDWVVPLPADTLLGRAMMGDGSIELRRLRAACDAAGYDGPIEVEIFNRQLWDAPGQEVFDLALARYQEHVI; this is encoded by the coding sequence ATGAACCGATACAGCCTGAACCAGGCAACCACCAAGTACTGGCCGCTGGAGGACGTCGTCGGCGCGAGCGCGCAGGCCGGTCTGGAGTGGATCGGTCTGTGGCGCGAGCCGATCCAGGAGTACGGCGTCGACAAGGCCGCGAAACTGGTCGCGGACGCCGGCCTGAAGGTCTCGTCGCTGTGCCGCGGCGGCTTCTTCACCGCGACCGACCCGACCGAGCGTCAGGCCAAGATCGAGGACAACCGCCGCGCGATCGACGAAGCCGCGGCCCTCGGTACGTCGGTGCTGGTCCTGGTCAGCGGCGGGCTTCCGGCCGGATCCCGTGATCTCGACGGCGCGCGAGCGATGGTACGCGACGGCCTGGCGGAGCTGGCGCCGTACGCGGACGAGCGTGGCGTACGCCTCGGGATCGAGGCGCTGCATCCGATGTTCTGCTCGGACCGCTGTGTGGTGTCGTCACTCGGCGGCGCGCTCGATCTGGCCGAACAGTTCCCGGCGTCGCAAGTAGGCGTGATCGTCGACGCGTACCACCTGTGGTGGGACGCCGACGTGTACCGGCAGATCGAACGCGCCGGCGAGCGGATCTTGTCGTACCAGGTCAGCGACTGGGTGGTTCCGCTGCCCGCGGACACCCTGCTCGGGCGGGCGATGATGGGCGACGGTTCGATCGAACTGCGCCGGCTGCGCGCGGCCTGCGACGCGGCCGGGTACGACGGGCCGATCGAGGTCGAGATCTTCAACCGGCAACTGTGGGACGCGCCCGGGCAGGAGGTCTTCGACCTGGCGCTGGCGAGGTATCAGGAACACGTCATCTAG